Proteins co-encoded in one Zalophus californianus isolate mZalCal1 chromosome 9, mZalCal1.pri.v2, whole genome shotgun sequence genomic window:
- the SLC35E3 gene encoding solute carrier family 35 member E3 isoform X2, with product MASLADRMRGNGRIAAGLLLNLLVSICIVFLNKWIYVHHGFPNMSLTLVHFVVTWLGLYICQKLDIFAPKSLPPSKLLLLALSFCGFVVFTNLSLQNNTIGTYQLAKAMTTPVIIVIQTLCYKKTFSTKIQLTLIPITLGVILNSYYDVKFNFLGMVFAALGVLVTSLYQVWVGAKQHELQVNSMQLLYYQAPMSSAMLLVAVPIFEPVFGEGGIFGPWSVSALLMVLLSGGIAFMVNLSIYWIIGNTSPVTYNMFGHFKFCITLFGGYVLFKDPLSINQGLGMLCTLFGILAYTHLKLSEQEGSKSKLVQRP from the exons ATGGCATCGCTTGCGGACCGAATGCGAGGCAACGGGCGCATCGCCGCTGGGCTCCTGCTCAACCTACTGGTGTCCATCTGCATCGTGTTCCTCAACAAATGGATCTATGTGCACCACGGCTTCCCTAACATGAGCCTGACCCTGGTGCACTTCGTGGTCACCTGGCTGGGCTTGTACATCTGCCAGAAGCTGGACATCTTTGCCCCCAAAAGTCTACCGCCTTCCAAACTCCTCCTCCTGGCCCTCAGCTTCTGCGGCTTCGTAGTCTTCACCAATCTCTCTCTGCAGAACAACACCATAGGCACCTATCAGCTGGCCAAGGCCATGACCACGCCGGTCATCATAGTCATCCAGACCCTCTGCTACAAGAAAACCTTCTCTACCAAAATACAGCTCACGCTG ATTCCTATAACTTTAGGTGTAATCCTAAATTCTTATTACGATGTGAAGTTTAATTTCCTTGGAATGGTGTTTGCCGCTCTTGGTGTTTTAGTTACATCCCTTTATCAAGtg TGGGTAGGAGCCAAACAGCATGAATTGCAAGTGAACTCGATGCAGCTGTTGTACTACCAGGCCCCAATGTCCTCCGCCATGTTGCTGGTCGCCGTGCCCATCTTTGAGCCAGTGTTTGGAGAAGGAGGAATATTTGGCCCCTGGTCAGTGTCCGCATTG CTTATGGTGCTGCTCTCTGGAGGAATAGCTTTCATGGTGAACTTATCGATTTATTGGATCATTGGGAACACGTCACCAGTCAC CTATAACATGTTTGGACACTTCAAGTTCTGCATTACTTTATTTGGAGGATATGTTTTATTTAAGGATCCATTGTCAATTAATCAGGGTCTTGGCATGTTATGCACATTATTTGGCATTCTCGCCTATACCCATTTGAAACTCAGTGAACAGGAAGGAAGTAAGAGTAAACTGGTACAGCGTCCATAA
- the SLC35E3 gene encoding solute carrier family 35 member E3 isoform X1, whose product MASLADRMRGNGRIAAGLLLNLLVSICIVFLNKWIYVHHGFPNMSLTLVHFVVTWLGLYICQKLDIFAPKSLPPSKLLLLALSFCGFVVFTNLSLQNNTIGTYQLAKAMTTPVIIVIQTLCYKKTFSTKIQLTLIPITLGVILNSYYDVKFNFLGMVFAALGVLVTSLYQVRGMRASSALCFKKIVLRCTSWVGAKQHELQVNSMQLLYYQAPMSSAMLLVAVPIFEPVFGEGGIFGPWSVSALLMVLLSGGIAFMVNLSIYWIIGNTSPVTYNMFGHFKFCITLFGGYVLFKDPLSINQGLGMLCTLFGILAYTHLKLSEQEGSKSKLVQRP is encoded by the exons ATGGCATCGCTTGCGGACCGAATGCGAGGCAACGGGCGCATCGCCGCTGGGCTCCTGCTCAACCTACTGGTGTCCATCTGCATCGTGTTCCTCAACAAATGGATCTATGTGCACCACGGCTTCCCTAACATGAGCCTGACCCTGGTGCACTTCGTGGTCACCTGGCTGGGCTTGTACATCTGCCAGAAGCTGGACATCTTTGCCCCCAAAAGTCTACCGCCTTCCAAACTCCTCCTCCTGGCCCTCAGCTTCTGCGGCTTCGTAGTCTTCACCAATCTCTCTCTGCAGAACAACACCATAGGCACCTATCAGCTGGCCAAGGCCATGACCACGCCGGTCATCATAGTCATCCAGACCCTCTGCTACAAGAAAACCTTCTCTACCAAAATACAGCTCACGCTG ATTCCTATAACTTTAGGTGTAATCCTAAATTCTTATTACGATGTGAAGTTTAATTTCCTTGGAATGGTGTTTGCCGCTCTTGGTGTTTTAGTTACATCCCTTTATCAAGtg AGAGGAATGAGAGCAAGCTCAGCCTTGTGCTTTAAGAAGATTGTACTTAGATGTACTTCA TGGGTAGGAGCCAAACAGCATGAATTGCAAGTGAACTCGATGCAGCTGTTGTACTACCAGGCCCCAATGTCCTCCGCCATGTTGCTGGTCGCCGTGCCCATCTTTGAGCCAGTGTTTGGAGAAGGAGGAATATTTGGCCCCTGGTCAGTGTCCGCATTG CTTATGGTGCTGCTCTCTGGAGGAATAGCTTTCATGGTGAACTTATCGATTTATTGGATCATTGGGAACACGTCACCAGTCAC CTATAACATGTTTGGACACTTCAAGTTCTGCATTACTTTATTTGGAGGATATGTTTTATTTAAGGATCCATTGTCAATTAATCAGGGTCTTGGCATGTTATGCACATTATTTGGCATTCTCGCCTATACCCATTTGAAACTCAGTGAACAGGAAGGAAGTAAGAGTAAACTGGTACAGCGTCCATAA